A stretch of Vigna angularis cultivar LongXiaoDou No.4 chromosome 4, ASM1680809v1, whole genome shotgun sequence DNA encodes these proteins:
- the LOC108331568 gene encoding protein MEI2-like 5 isoform X2, whose amino-acid sequence MRQAFDPSSLGPSKIPSIKIPGKLGNGTWEALSGSDSYHASSDASLFSSSLPVLPHEKLNLNETENGYQSVDDISSEFKKLHQDAEGDGSLEDGGTHAVGPVLPDDEEELLAGIMDDFDLSGLPGSLEDLEEYDLFGSGGGMELETDPQEGLSVGISKLSFADSTVGNGLPHYSFPNGVGTVAGEHPYGEHPSRTLFVRNINSNVEDSELRALFELYGDIRTLYTACKHRGFVMISYYDIRAARTAMRALQNKPLRRRKLDIHFSIPKDNPSDKDINQGTLVVFNLDPSVSNEDLRQIFGAYGEVKEIRETPHKRHHKFIEFYDVRAAEAALKSLNRSDIAGKRIKLEPSRPGGARRNLMLQLNQELDQDESRSFRYQVGSPVANSPPGNWLQFNSPVEQNSMQNISHSPGSRILSPTTGNHLPGLASILQPQVSNTVKAAAIGNDLGRSSQGEHIFTGLSSSQGASFQSHSLPEPKFSQYRGALSSFAPSTSNGSSVETLSGPQFLWGSPTLYSEHTKPSAWPRSSVGHPFTSNGKSHAFPFSTQNGSFVGSSQHHNNHHVGSAPSGLPFERHFGFHPESSETSFMNNVGYGGMSLGHTDGNYMVNVGGSVNANITIPRNISDNGSSNFRMRSPRLSPVYLGNGPYPGLLPSTLEGLADRARGRWIENNVSQADSKKQFQLDLDKIKSGEDTRTTLMIKNIPNKYTSKMLLAAIDENHRGTYDFLYLPIDFKNKCNVGYAFINMLSPSLIIPFYETFNGKKWEKFNSEKVASLAYARIQGKTALVSHFQNSSLMNEDKRCRPILFHSEGSEAGDLKIA is encoded by the exons ATGAGGCAGGCTTTTGATCCTTCTTCTTTGG GTCCTTCCAAGATTCCATCTATAAAAATACCTGGAAAATTGGGGAATGGTACGTGGGAGGCTTTGTCTGGATCTGATTCCTACCATGCTTCATCTGATGCTAGCCTCTTTTCTAGCTCATTACCTGTACTTCCGCATGAAAAAT TGAACTTGAATGAAACTGAAAATGGTTATCAATCTGTTGATGACATCTCATCTGAATTTAAGAAGCTCCATCAAGATGCAGAGGGAGATGGTTCACTTGAAGATGGTGGTACTCATGCTGTTGGACCTGTGCTTCCTGATGACGAGGAGGAGCTTTTAGCCGGCATAATGGATGATTTTGACCTTAGTGGATTGCCTGGATCCCTTGAGGACTTGGAAGAGTATGATCTGTTTGGTAGTGGTGGAGGTATGGAACTAGAAACTGATCCGCAGGAAGGTCTCTCTGTGGGTATTTCTAAGTTAAGCTTTGCTGATAGTACTGTTGGCAATGGTTTGCCTCATTATTCTTTTCCTAATGGTGTGGGAACTGTTGCTGGAGAACATCCATATGGAGAGCATCCTTCTCGAACATTATTTGTTCGTAATATTAACAGTAATGTGGAGGACTCGGAGCTGAGAGCACTTTTTGAG cTATATGGTGATATTAGAACCCTATATACTGCATGCAAACATCGGGGTTTTGTTATGATATCCTATTATGACATCCGTGCTGCTAGAACAGCTATGCGAGCATTACAAAACAAACCTCTGCGGCGCAGGAAACTGGATATTCACTTCTCAATACCAAAG GATAATCCATCAGACAAGGATATAAACCAAGGAACATTGGTAGTTTTCAATCTGGATCCATCGGTTTCAAATGAAGACCTCCGCCAAATATTTGGGGCTTATGGAGAGGTCAAAGAG ATAAGGGAAACTCCTCACAAGAGGCATCACAAGTTCATTGAATTTTATGACGTCAGAGCTGCAGAAGCAGCTCTGAAATCATTGAACAGGAGTGACATAGCTGGTAAACGCATAAAGCTTGAACCTAGTCGGCCTGGAGGAGCTCGAAGAAA TTTGATGCTCCAGTTGAACCAAGAGCTTGATCAAGATGAATCTCGGAGTTTCCGATATCAAGTGGGTTCACCTGTAGCTAACTCTCCTCCAG gTAACTGGTTACAGTTCAATAGCCCTGTTGAGCAGAATTCAATGCAAAATATCAGTCATTCTCCTGGTTCTAGAATTCTGAGCCCAACAACTGGCAATCATTTACCTGGATTAGCTTCAATTTTACAACCACAGGTATCTAATACTGTGAAGGCTGCTGCTATTGGCAATGACTTGGGAAGAAGCAGTCAAGGAGAGCACATATTTACTGGTTTGAGTTCTTCACAAGGAGCTAGTTTTCAATCACATTCGCTCCCTGAGCCAAAATTCAGCCAGTATCGTGGAGCGTTGTCCTCATTTGCGCCATCAACATCAAATGGATCCTCAGTGGAAACTTTGTCAGGGCCACAGTTTCTATGGGGAAGCCCAACCCTCTACTCGGAGCATACCAAACCTTCAGCTTGGCCAAGATCATCTGTGGGGCATCCATTTACATCGAATGGAAAGAGCCATGCCTTCCCATTTTCTACTCAGAATGGCTCTTTTGTTGGTTCATCACAGCATCATAACAATCATCACGTTGGCTCTGCTCCATCCGGTTTGCCTTTTGAGAGACACTTTGGTTTCCATCCCGAGTCATCTGAAACATCATTCATGAATAATGTTGGTTATGGAGGCATGAGTTTAGGGCACACAGATGGAAATTACATGGTTAATGTGGGTGGATCTGTTAATGCTAACATTACTATCCCAAGAAATATATCTGATAATGGGTCATCAAACTTCAGAATGAGATCTCCCAGGCTTAGCCCTGTGTACTTGGGAAATGGTCCTTATCCAGGACTTTTACCTTCCACTTTGGAGGGTTTGGCTGATCGTGCTCGGGGTAGATGGATAGAGAACAATGTGAGCCAGGCTGATAGCAAGAAGCAATTTCAGCTTGAtttggataaaattaaaagtggTGAAGATACAAGGACTACATTAATGATAAAGAATATTCCAAACAA ATACACCTCAAAAATGTTATTAGCCGCCATTGATGAAAATCACAGGGGTACTTACGATTTTCTCTACCTGCCAATTGACTTTAAG AATAAATGCAACGTCGGCTATGCATTCATCAATATGCTGTCACCTTCTCTTATTATTCCATTCTACGAG ACATTCAACGGGAAGAAATGGGAGAAATTTAATAGTGAAAAAGTTGCTTCTTTGGCATATGCTCGAATTCAAGGAAAGACCGCCCTTGTGAGCCACTTTCAAAATTCAAGTTTGATGAATGAAGATAAGCGATGTCGTCCTATTCTTTTCCACTCAGAGGGTTCTGAAGCTGGTGATCTG AAAATAGCCTAA
- the LOC108331568 gene encoding protein MEI2-like 5 isoform X1, whose product MRQAFDPSSLGPSKIPSIKIPGKLGNGTWEALSGSDSYHASSDASLFSSSLPVLPHEKLNLNETENGYQSVDDISSEFKKLHQDAEGDGSLEDGGTHAVGPVLPDDEEELLAGIMDDFDLSGLPGSLEDLEEYDLFGSGGGMELETDPQEGLSVGISKLSFADSTVGNGLPHYSFPNGVGTVAGEHPYGEHPSRTLFVRNINSNVEDSELRALFELYGDIRTLYTACKHRGFVMISYYDIRAARTAMRALQNKPLRRRKLDIHFSIPKDNPSDKDINQGTLVVFNLDPSVSNEDLRQIFGAYGEVKEIRETPHKRHHKFIEFYDVRAAEAALKSLNRSDIAGKRIKLEPSRPGGARRNLMLQLNQELDQDESRSFRYQVGSPVANSPPGNWLQFNSPVEQNSMQNISHSPGSRILSPTTGNHLPGLASILQPQVSNTVKAAAIGNDLGRSSQGEHIFTGLSSSQGASFQSHSLPEPKFSQYRGALSSFAPSTSNGSSVETLSGPQFLWGSPTLYSEHTKPSAWPRSSVGHPFTSNGKSHAFPFSTQNGSFVGSSQHHNNHHVGSAPSGLPFERHFGFHPESSETSFMNNVGYGGMSLGHTDGNYMVNVGGSVNANITIPRNISDNGSSNFRMRSPRLSPVYLGNGPYPGLLPSTLEGLADRARGRWIENNVSQADSKKQFQLDLDKIKSGEDTRTTLMIKNIPNKYTSKMLLAAIDENHRGTYDFLYLPIDFKNKCNVGYAFINMLSPSLIIPFYETFNGKKWEKFNSEKVASLAYARIQGKTALVSHFQNSSLMNEDKRCRPILFHSEGSEAGDLIVQEHLPANPNNVNIQGLRSSELHSSDFAGSPPNTGPSANLDAK is encoded by the exons ATGAGGCAGGCTTTTGATCCTTCTTCTTTGG GTCCTTCCAAGATTCCATCTATAAAAATACCTGGAAAATTGGGGAATGGTACGTGGGAGGCTTTGTCTGGATCTGATTCCTACCATGCTTCATCTGATGCTAGCCTCTTTTCTAGCTCATTACCTGTACTTCCGCATGAAAAAT TGAACTTGAATGAAACTGAAAATGGTTATCAATCTGTTGATGACATCTCATCTGAATTTAAGAAGCTCCATCAAGATGCAGAGGGAGATGGTTCACTTGAAGATGGTGGTACTCATGCTGTTGGACCTGTGCTTCCTGATGACGAGGAGGAGCTTTTAGCCGGCATAATGGATGATTTTGACCTTAGTGGATTGCCTGGATCCCTTGAGGACTTGGAAGAGTATGATCTGTTTGGTAGTGGTGGAGGTATGGAACTAGAAACTGATCCGCAGGAAGGTCTCTCTGTGGGTATTTCTAAGTTAAGCTTTGCTGATAGTACTGTTGGCAATGGTTTGCCTCATTATTCTTTTCCTAATGGTGTGGGAACTGTTGCTGGAGAACATCCATATGGAGAGCATCCTTCTCGAACATTATTTGTTCGTAATATTAACAGTAATGTGGAGGACTCGGAGCTGAGAGCACTTTTTGAG cTATATGGTGATATTAGAACCCTATATACTGCATGCAAACATCGGGGTTTTGTTATGATATCCTATTATGACATCCGTGCTGCTAGAACAGCTATGCGAGCATTACAAAACAAACCTCTGCGGCGCAGGAAACTGGATATTCACTTCTCAATACCAAAG GATAATCCATCAGACAAGGATATAAACCAAGGAACATTGGTAGTTTTCAATCTGGATCCATCGGTTTCAAATGAAGACCTCCGCCAAATATTTGGGGCTTATGGAGAGGTCAAAGAG ATAAGGGAAACTCCTCACAAGAGGCATCACAAGTTCATTGAATTTTATGACGTCAGAGCTGCAGAAGCAGCTCTGAAATCATTGAACAGGAGTGACATAGCTGGTAAACGCATAAAGCTTGAACCTAGTCGGCCTGGAGGAGCTCGAAGAAA TTTGATGCTCCAGTTGAACCAAGAGCTTGATCAAGATGAATCTCGGAGTTTCCGATATCAAGTGGGTTCACCTGTAGCTAACTCTCCTCCAG gTAACTGGTTACAGTTCAATAGCCCTGTTGAGCAGAATTCAATGCAAAATATCAGTCATTCTCCTGGTTCTAGAATTCTGAGCCCAACAACTGGCAATCATTTACCTGGATTAGCTTCAATTTTACAACCACAGGTATCTAATACTGTGAAGGCTGCTGCTATTGGCAATGACTTGGGAAGAAGCAGTCAAGGAGAGCACATATTTACTGGTTTGAGTTCTTCACAAGGAGCTAGTTTTCAATCACATTCGCTCCCTGAGCCAAAATTCAGCCAGTATCGTGGAGCGTTGTCCTCATTTGCGCCATCAACATCAAATGGATCCTCAGTGGAAACTTTGTCAGGGCCACAGTTTCTATGGGGAAGCCCAACCCTCTACTCGGAGCATACCAAACCTTCAGCTTGGCCAAGATCATCTGTGGGGCATCCATTTACATCGAATGGAAAGAGCCATGCCTTCCCATTTTCTACTCAGAATGGCTCTTTTGTTGGTTCATCACAGCATCATAACAATCATCACGTTGGCTCTGCTCCATCCGGTTTGCCTTTTGAGAGACACTTTGGTTTCCATCCCGAGTCATCTGAAACATCATTCATGAATAATGTTGGTTATGGAGGCATGAGTTTAGGGCACACAGATGGAAATTACATGGTTAATGTGGGTGGATCTGTTAATGCTAACATTACTATCCCAAGAAATATATCTGATAATGGGTCATCAAACTTCAGAATGAGATCTCCCAGGCTTAGCCCTGTGTACTTGGGAAATGGTCCTTATCCAGGACTTTTACCTTCCACTTTGGAGGGTTTGGCTGATCGTGCTCGGGGTAGATGGATAGAGAACAATGTGAGCCAGGCTGATAGCAAGAAGCAATTTCAGCTTGAtttggataaaattaaaagtggTGAAGATACAAGGACTACATTAATGATAAAGAATATTCCAAACAA ATACACCTCAAAAATGTTATTAGCCGCCATTGATGAAAATCACAGGGGTACTTACGATTTTCTCTACCTGCCAATTGACTTTAAG AATAAATGCAACGTCGGCTATGCATTCATCAATATGCTGTCACCTTCTCTTATTATTCCATTCTACGAG ACATTCAACGGGAAGAAATGGGAGAAATTTAATAGTGAAAAAGTTGCTTCTTTGGCATATGCTCGAATTCAAGGAAAGACCGCCCTTGTGAGCCACTTTCAAAATTCAAGTTTGATGAATGAAGATAAGCGATGTCGTCCTATTCTTTTCCACTCAGAGGGTTCTGAAGCTGGTGATCTG ATTGTGCAAGAGCATCTTCCCGCCAACCCCAACAATGTAAACATTCAGGGACTAAGGTCAAGTGAGTTACATTCAAGTGATTTTGCAGGGAGCCCTCCAAACACAGGCCCTTCTGCAAACTTGGATGCAAAATAG